The following are encoded in a window of Hemiscyllium ocellatum isolate sHemOce1 chromosome 35, sHemOce1.pat.X.cur, whole genome shotgun sequence genomic DNA:
- the LOC132832559 gene encoding tektin-like protein 1: protein MEWKSVKIPPASIGPKAWRDRAIKAVGLAEAAIEITAHRYQDTPFRSATLFENQARRLARRKGCKYLPGALSENPESLEKFKSRQQRMQQEREALEEAKKNVCSVTASTEDPSSDILYKVPEGKDTGWGFKLEMELLPFLRDLCAMQSNEQIGSYMLQTRSVIGHLLDQINRVNSEIFRLKETRDKLRLALADIRKGLVLNRMTNEMRKMRPALEREPDGADLLIGLEKKHLSEIKPNLEEPLHTIKDMLQKLDAARIKLQECYKERMLVIDLVPQLLSQTTKEARTDCLTPRITKALSEVRDVNLMPSPTPVGPYTYACDNAMNNAKSVIVQSRNVREKSDKLIEDSVVVIKGAQKSVNDGLTQKMAESVAMTQHMEVSSGETRAALNRTQRWYDDMELASGVVLVTSIDGMMPTAQVLFLCWLMPPP, encoded by the exons ATGGAGTGGAAAAGCGTGAAGATTCCCCCGGCATCCATCGGGCCCAAAGCCTGGCGGGACAGGGCCATCAAAGCGGTGGGGCTGGCTGAGGCCGCCATCGAGATCACGGCCCACCGCTACCAGGACACCCCGTTCCGCTCGGCCACCCTGTTCGAGAACCAGGCCCGACGCCTGGCCAGGAGGAAGGGCTGCAAGTACCTGCCTGGGGCGCTGTCGGAGAACCCCGAGTCACTGGAGAAGTTCAAGTCCCGCCAGCAGAGGATGCAGCAGGAGAGGGAGGccctggaggaggccaagaagaATGTGTGCAGCGTGACGGCCTCCACCGAAGACCCGAGCAGCGACATCCTCTACAAGGTGCCCGAGGGCAAGGACACGGGCTGGGGCTTCAAGCTGGAGATGGAGCTGCTGCCCTTCCTGCGGGACCTGTGCGCCATGCAGAGCAATGAGCAGATCGGCAGCTACATGCTGCAGACCCGCTCGGTCATCGGCCACCTCCTGGACCAGATCAACCGCGTCAACAGCGAGATCTTCCGGCTGAAGGAGACCCGGGACAAGCTGCGGCTGGCCCTGGCGGACATCCGCAAGGGCCTGGTCCTCAACCGCATGACCAACGAGATGCGCAAGATGCGGCCGGCCTTGGAACGG GAGCCCGATGGAGCTGATTTACTGATTGGCCTGGAGAAGAAACATCTGTCCGAGATTAAACCGAACTTGGAGGAGCCTCTGCACACGATCAAGGACATGCTTCAG AAACTGGATGCTGCTCGGATAAAGTTGCAAGAATGCTACAAAGAGCGGATGCTGGTCATTGATCTGGTCCCTCAGTTACTGAGCCAGACCACCAAAGAAGCCAGAACAGATTGTCTGACTCCGAGAATAACCAAAGCACTATCAGAAGTCAGGGACGTTAACTTGATGCCCTCACCAACACCAGTTGGCCCATACACCTACG CTTGCGATAATGCGATGAATAATGCAAAAAGTGTCATTGTCCAGTCCAGGAATGTACGGGAGAAGAGCGACAAGTTAATAGAGGACTCAGTTGTGGTCATCAAAGGGGCACAGAAATCAGTCAACGATGGGCTTACTCAGAAGATGGCAGAGAGTGTGGCCATGACG CAACACATGGAGGTCAGCTCTGGGGAAACACGAGCTGCCCTTAATCGCACGCAGCGCTGGTATGATGACATGGAATTGGCGAGTGGTGTCGTTCTG GTGACCTCAATTGACGGGATGatgccaacagcgcaggttcttTTCCTGTGCTGGCTAATGCCACCGCCATGA